A DNA window from Comamonas fluminis contains the following coding sequences:
- a CDS encoding peptidylprolyl isomerase: MSNPQVELHVTINVADTATQGVITLELDAVNAPKSTENFLNYVNQGFYNGTIFHRVIKNFMIQGGGFTADMKQKESGTPIENEAKNGLKNDKYTIAMARTSDPHSATAQFFINTVDNAFLNHTAPTGQGWGYAVFGKVVKGEEIVDAIKKVRTTRKGFHDDVPFDAVVIDKAVAL, translated from the coding sequence ATGAGCAACCCACAAGTCGAACTGCACGTGACCATCAACGTGGCTGACACAGCAACCCAAGGCGTGATCACCCTGGAACTGGACGCTGTGAACGCACCCAAGTCCACCGAGAACTTCCTGAACTACGTGAACCAGGGCTTCTACAACGGCACGATCTTTCACCGCGTGATCAAGAACTTCATGATCCAGGGCGGCGGCTTCACGGCCGACATGAAGCAAAAGGAATCGGGCACCCCCATCGAGAACGAAGCCAAGAACGGCCTGAAGAACGACAAGTACACCATCGCCATGGCCCGTACCAGCGATCCTCACAGCGCCACGGCTCAGTTCTTCATCAACACCGTGGACAACGCTTTTCTGAACCACACTGCGCCTACCGGCCAGGGCTGGGGCTACGCCGTGTTCGGCAAGGTGGTCAAGGGCGAAGAGATTGTTGACGCCATCAAGAAGGTGCGCACCACTCGCAAGGGTTTCCACGACGACGTGCCTTTTGACGCCGTGGTGATCGATAAGGCAGTGGCCCTGTAA
- a CDS encoding peptidylprolyl isomerase, with translation MLKFRRNSLKALSAIALTATIFAAPGFAQAQSKVELNTSMGKIVVELNEAKAPKSAANFLQYVRDKHYDGTVFHRVMDGFMIQGGGMDANMKEKATRAPIPLEANNGLKNDRGTIAMARTGNPNSATSQFFINVVNNDMLNAPKPDGYGYAVFGKVISGMDVVDKIRVVATGNRGMHQNVPTTPITILSATEVK, from the coding sequence ATGCTGAAATTTCGCCGAAACAGCCTTAAAGCCCTTTCCGCTATTGCGCTAACAGCTACTATTTTTGCAGCACCCGGCTTTGCCCAGGCTCAGTCCAAGGTAGAACTCAACACCAGCATGGGCAAGATCGTGGTGGAGCTGAACGAGGCCAAGGCCCCCAAGAGCGCCGCCAACTTTCTGCAATACGTGCGCGACAAGCACTATGACGGCACCGTGTTTCACCGCGTGATGGACGGTTTCATGATTCAGGGCGGCGGCATGGACGCCAATATGAAGGAAAAAGCCACCCGCGCCCCCATCCCGCTGGAAGCCAACAACGGCCTGAAGAATGACCGCGGCACGATTGCCATGGCACGCACTGGCAACCCCAACTCGGCCACTTCGCAGTTTTTCATCAACGTGGTGAACAACGACATGCTCAACGCTCCCAAGCCTGATGGCTATGGCTACGCCGTCTTTGGCAAGGTCATCAGCGGCATGGATGTGGTGGACAAAATCCGCGTCGTCGCCACGGGCAACCGCGGCATGCACCAAAATGTGCCCACAACGCCGATCACCATTCTGTCGGCGACCGAAGTCAAGTAA
- a CDS encoding UDP-2,3-diacylglucosamine diphosphatase: protein MTESIVHSDPRTTAPQVAQLQGAPDWRVIDFISDLHLQPTEPQTVQAWRNYLQRSTADAIFMLGDLFEVWVGDDALDEAGSFEAECAGLLREAAQKRPLFFMVGNRDFLAGNEFLRRSGMTGLTEPTVLHWAGPNILLSHGDALCLGDVEYQQFRALSRSAAWQQQLLAQPLAVRRAIGKSARSESEQRKQSGAPYADADAQMTTTWMQTAQAPWLIHGHTHQPADHALGKDQWRIVLSDWHIDASTHRAEVLRVTPEGWLRIAPEQA from the coding sequence ATGACTGAATCCATCGTTCATTCAGATCCCCGCACGACTGCTCCTCAGGTCGCGCAACTGCAAGGCGCGCCGGACTGGCGCGTGATCGACTTTATTTCCGATCTGCATCTGCAGCCCACAGAACCACAGACTGTGCAGGCATGGCGCAACTATCTGCAGCGCAGCACGGCAGACGCCATCTTTATGCTGGGCGATCTGTTTGAAGTCTGGGTGGGTGACGATGCGCTGGATGAGGCGGGCAGCTTTGAAGCCGAATGCGCTGGCCTGCTGCGTGAGGCCGCCCAAAAACGCCCCCTGTTCTTCATGGTGGGCAACCGCGACTTTCTGGCGGGGAATGAATTTTTGCGCCGCAGCGGCATGACCGGCCTGACTGAGCCCACCGTGCTGCACTGGGCAGGCCCGAATATTTTGCTCAGCCACGGTGATGCACTGTGTCTGGGCGATGTGGAGTACCAGCAGTTTCGCGCTCTGTCGCGCTCTGCCGCCTGGCAGCAGCAGTTGCTGGCCCAGCCACTGGCTGTGCGCCGCGCGATTGGCAAGTCCGCCCGCAGTGAAAGCGAGCAGCGCAAGCAAAGCGGCGCCCCCTATGCGGATGCCGATGCGCAGATGACCACGACCTGGATGCAGACCGCCCAAGCGCCCTGGCTGATTCATGGCCACACCCACCAGCCTGCCGACCACGCTTTGGGCAAGGACCAGTGGCGCATTGTGCTGAGCGACTGGCATATCGACGCCAGCACGCACCGCGCCGAGGTGCTGCGTGTGACCCCAGAAGGCTGGCTGCGCATTGCACCGGAACAAGCTTGA
- a CDS encoding DNA-3-methyladenine glycosylase family protein produces MSAVKHLDTMEYEQLPLVADLPVLVGPKAPLPVAPMGVAAHAEGSAEAPKAAAAAKAAPAAKPAAPKVVLALPDGVPDYWAEACRQLMRRDRVLKRLIPALSAQAMLPRAQCRDEAFATLARSIVGQQIAAKSAKTLWNKFAKLPAEMTPELVLKLKVDDMRAAGLSARKVDYLVDLALHFTENRLRMDEWAGMSDEAIVAELMAIRGLSRWTAENFLIYYLARPNVLPLDDAGLIQGISLNYFSGDPVSRSDAREVAEAWKPWCTVATWYIWRSLEAQPVAG; encoded by the coding sequence ATGAGCGCGGTCAAGCACCTGGACACCATGGAGTATGAGCAGCTGCCGCTGGTGGCTGACCTGCCCGTGCTCGTCGGCCCCAAGGCACCTTTGCCTGTGGCGCCGATGGGCGTTGCCGCGCATGCAGAAGGCTCCGCAGAGGCGCCCAAGGCCGCAGCTGCGGCTAAAGCGGCACCTGCTGCAAAACCTGCAGCACCCAAGGTAGTGCTGGCGCTGCCTGATGGCGTTCCAGACTACTGGGCTGAAGCTTGCCGCCAGCTCATGCGCCGTGATCGCGTGCTCAAGCGCTTGATTCCGGCACTCAGTGCCCAGGCCATGCTGCCGCGCGCGCAGTGCCGTGACGAAGCCTTTGCCACACTGGCCCGCTCCATCGTGGGACAGCAGATTGCCGCCAAGTCTGCCAAGACGCTGTGGAACAAGTTTGCCAAGCTGCCTGCAGAAATGACGCCTGAGCTGGTGCTCAAGCTCAAGGTGGACGATATGCGTGCGGCAGGTCTGTCGGCACGCAAGGTGGACTATCTGGTGGATCTGGCGCTGCACTTCACTGAAAACCGGCTGCGCATGGATGAGTGGGCTGGCATGAGTGATGAGGCCATCGTTGCCGAACTCATGGCCATTCGTGGCCTCAGCCGCTGGACGGCAGAAAACTTTCTGATTTACTACCTGGCGCGGCCCAATGTGCTGCCGCTGGATGATGCTGGTTTGATACAGGGCATCTCTCTCAATTATTTTTCGGGTGATCCTGTCAGTCGCAGCGATGCCCGTGAGGTTGCCGAGGCTTGGAAACCGTGGTGTACGGTTGCAACTTGGTATATTTGGCGCTCGCTCGAGGCGCAGCCTGTGGCTGGATGA
- a CDS encoding tetratricopeptide repeat protein, which yields MPVRNLFGSAARVAAVAVMLAATSAYADDYTDVAQLLKTGKAPQALQKADEYLAKNARDPQMRFLRAIALTNDNKTEEAITAFRLLTEEYPELPEPYNNLAVIYARQGDLDKARAALESAVRNNPNYAVAHENLGDIYARLAYQSYAQSLAKGGRPALLNPKLKQLKELLQPPAAAAAPR from the coding sequence ATGCCTGTACGCAACTTGTTTGGTTCGGCAGCACGTGTGGCAGCGGTTGCTGTCATGCTGGCCGCCACTAGCGCCTACGCTGACGATTACACAGATGTTGCCCAGTTGCTCAAAACTGGCAAAGCACCTCAGGCCCTGCAAAAAGCTGACGAATATCTGGCCAAGAACGCCCGTGACCCTCAGATGCGCTTTTTGCGCGCCATTGCACTGACCAATGACAACAAGACGGAAGAAGCCATCACTGCCTTTCGCCTGTTGACCGAGGAATATCCGGAGCTGCCCGAGCCCTATAACAATCTGGCGGTGATTTATGCCCGCCAGGGTGATCTGGACAAGGCCCGCGCTGCGCTGGAATCCGCCGTGCGCAACAACCCGAACTACGCTGTGGCCCATGAAAACCTGGGCGATATCTACGCCCGTCTGGCTTACCAGTCTTATGCGCAGTCTCTGGCCAAAGGGGGTCGCCCTGCGCTTTTGAACCCCAAGCTCAAGCAGCTCAAGGAGTTGCTGCAGCCGCCAGCCGCCGCAGCTGCGCCGCGCTGA
- the tilS gene encoding tRNA lysidine(34) synthetase TilS, with protein sequence MHPVDQAVKAFQPELPLAVAFSGGADSSALLLACHARWPGQVRAIHVHHGLQAAADGFQLHCEAVCAAHGIPLKVCKIDARKQPGQSPEDAARQGRYQALIEAAEQDWLDEGRLALQPVRSMALAQHADDQVETLLLALSRGAGVAGLAAMPAHWQRAGLQWFRPLLEVPGQALRDWLQQRNMTWVEDPTNTDQGYTRNRIRAQLLPVLEQIFPQFRSTFARSSAHCAQAADLLQELAASDLQAVGSPPRIRDLQALSHQRLANVLRHWLRSEYGTTPSAAQLTQLVQQVYACTTRGHRIHIKVGRGFVQRQGAILDWYNS encoded by the coding sequence ATGCACCCCGTCGATCAGGCTGTAAAGGCATTTCAGCCGGAACTGCCCCTGGCTGTCGCATTCAGTGGCGGTGCGGATTCATCGGCGCTGCTGCTGGCCTGTCATGCGCGCTGGCCCGGGCAGGTGAGGGCGATTCACGTGCACCACGGCCTGCAGGCGGCGGCTGACGGTTTTCAGCTGCATTGCGAAGCTGTATGTGCGGCGCATGGCATTCCCCTCAAAGTCTGCAAGATTGATGCGCGCAAGCAGCCAGGCCAAAGCCCGGAAGATGCAGCGCGGCAAGGGCGCTATCAGGCACTGATCGAGGCTGCAGAGCAGGATTGGCTGGATGAGGGCAGGCTGGCGCTGCAGCCCGTTCGTTCCATGGCGCTGGCCCAGCATGCCGATGACCAGGTTGAGACATTGCTGTTGGCGCTTTCCCGTGGCGCGGGAGTTGCAGGCTTGGCTGCCATGCCTGCCCACTGGCAAAGAGCAGGGCTGCAATGGTTCAGGCCTTTGCTGGAAGTGCCAGGCCAGGCCTTGAGGGATTGGTTGCAGCAGCGCAATATGACCTGGGTGGAAGACCCGACCAATACCGATCAAGGCTATACGCGCAACCGCATTCGCGCCCAGCTGCTACCGGTGCTGGAGCAGATATTTCCGCAATTTCGCAGCACCTTTGCCCGCAGCAGTGCGCACTGCGCGCAAGCCGCTGATTTGCTGCAAGAGCTTGCGGCATCGGATTTGCAGGCGGTGGGCAGCCCGCCGCGTATCCGTGATCTGCAGGCTTTGTCGCACCAGCGTCTGGCCAATGTTTTGCGTCACTGGCTGCGCAGTGAATACGGCACCACGCCTAGCGCAGCGCAGCTGACGCAGCTGGTTCAGCAGGTGTATGCATGCACTACGCGAGGGCACCGTATCCATATCAAGGTGGGTCGAGGCTTTGTGCAACGCCAGGGTGCAATTCTCGATTGGTACAATTCCTAG
- the dnaG gene encoding DNA primase, whose amino-acid sequence MAIPQSFIQELLSRVDVVDIVGRYVQLKKGGANFMGLCPFHGEKSPSFTVSPSKQFFHCFGCGKNGNAIGFLMEHAGMGFVEAVQELANQCGLQVPQDDISPAERQRQAQQKQKAETLSDLLEKAGESYRKQLKAAPKAIEYLKKRGVSGEVSKRFGLGYAPPGWHGLASVFAEYDNPQLEECGLVIVGEEDSRRYDRFRDRLMFPIRNVKGECIGFGGRVFGDEKPKYLNSPETPVFHKGRELYGLYEARQSLRDMGYALVTEGYMDVVALAQLGFANAVATLGTACTPEHVQKLFRFTDAVVFSFDGDGAGRRAARKALDAALPLATDTRSVKFLFLPSEHDPDSFIREFGPEAFSRYVGDATPLSRFLIDAASEGCDLGQTEGRAHMASNARPLWSLLPDGALKRQLLSEIASLAQLDSRDLTDIWAQEAARTAPIARRAAPATPTAPDSQPPEWDAPPSSWDSAPEWDAPNSQPSYPQQDGGNWRGRREFGNRPRKPWGKKGEDWNPPQLGPRPTPVSREDQAARMLMCHMEFMEEMTHEDFDALASCNSTHAPLFRWLEAQFTESGPRSWAVLREQMQGAACEVLASKLMNGAHATPEGEVEELRRELRGTLNLILVEHLKREEGKALKEIATDPTAARRYIEFQQRRKKLSVIMSASS is encoded by the coding sequence GTGGCCATTCCCCAATCGTTTATCCAAGAGTTGCTCTCCCGCGTCGATGTCGTTGATATCGTGGGTCGCTATGTGCAGCTCAAAAAGGGCGGCGCCAACTTTATGGGCCTGTGCCCATTTCATGGCGAAAAGTCGCCCTCCTTCACTGTCAGCCCCAGCAAACAGTTCTTTCACTGCTTTGGCTGCGGCAAGAACGGCAATGCCATCGGTTTTCTGATGGAGCATGCCGGCATGGGCTTTGTGGAAGCCGTGCAGGAACTTGCCAACCAGTGCGGCCTGCAAGTTCCGCAAGATGACATCAGCCCGGCCGAGCGCCAGCGCCAGGCCCAGCAAAAACAAAAGGCCGAAACCCTGAGCGACCTGCTGGAAAAAGCAGGCGAATCCTACCGCAAGCAGCTCAAGGCGGCGCCCAAAGCCATTGAATATCTGAAAAAGCGCGGTGTCTCTGGCGAGGTCTCCAAGCGCTTTGGCCTGGGCTATGCACCACCGGGCTGGCATGGCTTGGCTAGCGTGTTTGCCGAATACGACAACCCGCAGCTGGAAGAATGCGGCCTCGTCATCGTGGGCGAGGAAGACAGCCGCCGCTATGACCGCTTCCGCGACCGGCTCATGTTCCCCATTCGCAATGTCAAAGGCGAATGCATAGGGTTTGGCGGGCGCGTGTTTGGCGATGAAAAGCCCAAATACCTGAACTCGCCTGAAACCCCGGTCTTCCACAAGGGCCGCGAGTTGTACGGTCTGTACGAAGCCCGTCAGTCCCTGCGCGACATGGGCTACGCCCTGGTTACCGAAGGCTATATGGACGTGGTGGCCCTGGCACAGCTGGGTTTTGCCAATGCCGTGGCCACGCTGGGAACGGCCTGCACCCCCGAGCATGTGCAAAAGCTGTTTCGCTTTACCGATGCCGTGGTCTTCAGCTTTGACGGTGACGGCGCAGGCCGCCGCGCCGCACGCAAGGCGCTGGATGCGGCCCTGCCACTGGCCACCGACACCCGCTCCGTCAAATTTCTGTTTCTGCCGTCCGAGCATGACCCGGACAGTTTTATCCGCGAGTTCGGGCCGGAAGCGTTCTCGCGCTACGTGGGCGATGCTACGCCGCTGAGTCGCTTTCTCATTGATGCAGCCAGCGAAGGCTGCGACTTGGGCCAGACCGAGGGCCGTGCCCACATGGCCAGCAATGCGCGCCCGCTGTGGTCGCTGCTGCCGGATGGCGCACTCAAGCGCCAGCTGCTGTCCGAGATTGCCTCGCTGGCACAGCTGGACAGCCGCGACCTCACGGACATCTGGGCGCAGGAAGCCGCACGCACCGCCCCCATTGCGCGCCGCGCCGCACCTGCCACGCCCACCGCCCCTGATAGCCAACCGCCCGAATGGGATGCGCCACCCTCCAGCTGGGACAGCGCCCCCGAATGGGATGCGCCCAACAGTCAGCCCAGCTACCCACAGCAGGATGGCGGCAACTGGCGCGGTCGCCGTGAGTTTGGTAACCGCCCCCGCAAGCCCTGGGGCAAAAAAGGCGAGGACTGGAACCCGCCACAGCTGGGCCCGCGCCCTACCCCGGTCAGCCGCGAAGACCAGGCCGCCCGCATGCTGATGTGCCACATGGAATTCATGGAAGAAATGACCCATGAAGACTTTGACGCCCTGGCCAGCTGCAACAGCACGCATGCCCCCTTGTTTCGCTGGCTGGAAGCCCAATTTACTGAATCAGGCCCTCGTTCCTGGGCAGTTTTGCGCGAGCAGATGCAAGGCGCTGCCTGCGAAGTTCTGGCCAGCAAACTGATGAATGGCGCCCATGCCACGCCAGAAGGTGAAGTCGAAGAATTGCGCCGCGAATTGCGCGGCACTTTGAACCTGATCTTGGTAGAACACCTGAAGCGCGAAGAGGGAAAAGCTCTCAAAGAGATAGCTACAGACCCTACTGCTGCAAGGCGCTACATTGAATTTCAGCAGAGAAGAAAAAAATTATCTGTAATTATGAGTGCCAGCTCTTGA
- a CDS encoding acyl-CoA synthetase: MTSSFDLHLAPNTANYAALTPLSFIARTAEVYPDRLAIVHGDLCQNWGQTYARCRQLACSLQKIGIGKNDTVAVMLPNTPPMVEAHFGVPMSGAVLNTLNTRLDAETLAFMLDHGEAKALIVDPEFVGVMAKALKLRQGTQPIHVIQVEDAVYGQAAEQIGDTDYESFVAQGDASFDWQLPANEWDAIALNYTSGTTGNPKGVVYHHRGAHNNAISNVLEWDMPKHAVYLWTLPMFHCNGWCFPWTVAARAAVNVCLRRVDAQAILDAIRNHGVTHYCGAPIVHSLLVNAPAAMKEGVPAGVKAMVAGAAPPASMIEGMEAMGFDITHVYGLTETYGPATVCAKHESWNELDIGERARLNSRQGVRYHLQRSAAVLDPETMQPVPHDGQTMGEIMFQGNIAMKGYLKNPAATDEAFRGGWFHSGDLAVQHPDGYIQIKDRSKDIIISGGENISSIEVEDVLYRHPAVLAAAVVAKPDPKWGETPCAFIELKAGAETTAEDIIAHCKKHLAGYKVPRAVVFGELPKTSTGKIQKFELRKQV; the protein is encoded by the coding sequence ATGACAAGTTCTTTCGACCTGCACCTGGCCCCCAATACCGCTAACTACGCTGCGCTGACGCCTTTGAGCTTTATTGCGCGCACCGCCGAGGTTTACCCCGACCGTCTGGCCATTGTTCATGGCGATTTGTGCCAGAACTGGGGGCAAACCTATGCGCGTTGCCGCCAGCTGGCCTGCAGCCTGCAGAAAATCGGTATCGGCAAGAACGATACCGTGGCCGTGATGTTGCCCAACACACCGCCCATGGTGGAAGCGCACTTTGGTGTGCCCATGTCGGGCGCGGTGCTCAATACGCTCAACACCCGTCTGGATGCCGAAACGCTGGCGTTCATGCTCGATCATGGTGAAGCCAAGGCCTTGATCGTGGACCCCGAGTTTGTGGGTGTGATGGCCAAGGCGCTCAAGCTGCGCCAGGGCACGCAGCCCATTCATGTGATTCAGGTGGAGGATGCCGTCTACGGCCAGGCCGCCGAGCAGATTGGCGACACTGATTACGAAAGCTTTGTGGCGCAGGGCGATGCCAGTTTTGACTGGCAACTGCCCGCCAATGAGTGGGATGCGATTGCGCTGAACTACACCAGCGGCACCACGGGCAACCCCAAGGGCGTGGTCTATCACCACCGTGGCGCGCACAACAACGCCATCAGCAATGTGCTGGAGTGGGACATGCCCAAGCATGCCGTCTATCTGTGGACGCTGCCCATGTTCCACTGCAATGGCTGGTGCTTCCCCTGGACGGTGGCGGCGCGTGCGGCTGTGAACGTCTGCCTGCGCCGTGTGGATGCGCAAGCGATTCTGGACGCCATTCGCAACCACGGCGTCACCCACTACTGCGGCGCGCCTATCGTGCACAGCCTGCTGGTCAATGCGCCAGCGGCGATGAAAGAGGGCGTGCCCGCAGGCGTCAAAGCCATGGTGGCGGGTGCAGCGCCACCGGCGTCGATGATTGAAGGTATGGAAGCCATGGGCTTTGACATCACCCATGTCTATGGTCTGACGGAAACCTACGGGCCTGCCACGGTCTGCGCCAAGCATGAAAGCTGGAACGAACTCGACATTGGCGAGCGCGCCCGTTTGAACTCACGCCAGGGGGTGCGCTATCACCTGCAGCGCTCTGCCGCCGTGCTGGACCCTGAAACCATGCAGCCCGTGCCGCATGACGGCCAGACCATGGGCGAGATCATGTTCCAGGGGAATATCGCCATGAAGGGCTACCTCAAGAACCCGGCTGCCACTGACGAGGCCTTCCGTGGCGGCTGGTTTCACAGTGGTGACCTGGCGGTGCAGCACCCCGATGGCTATATCCAGATCAAGGACCGCAGCAAGGACATCATCATCTCGGGCGGCGAAAACATCTCGTCCATTGAAGTGGAAGACGTGCTGTACCGTCACCCCGCCGTGCTGGCGGCGGCGGTGGTGGCCAAGCCCGATCCTAAGTGGGGCGAGACGCCCTGCGCCTTTATTGAACTGAAAGCTGGCGCCGAGACCACCGCTGAAGACATCATTGCCCACTGCAAAAAGCATCTGGCGGGCTACAAAGTGCCGCGCGCCGTGGTGTTTGGTGAGTTGCCCAAGACCAGTACCGGCAAGATTCAGAAGTTCGAGTTGCGCAAGCAGGTGTAA
- a CDS encoding acetyl-CoA carboxylase carboxyltransferase subunit alpha has translation MAKKNFLDFEQPIAELESKIEELRYVQTESAVDISEEIDQLSKKSLQLTKDIYSDLTPWQITKIARHIERPYTLDYVRECFTDFVEMHGDRHFADDQSIVGGLARFNGQPCMIIGHQKGRDTKERTLRNFGMTRPEGYRKALRLMKTAEKFKLPVFTFVDTPGAFPGIDAEERGQSEAIGRNIFEMAQLQTPIITTIIGEGGSGGALAIAVADQVLMLQYSVYSVISPEGCASILWKTGEKAQEAADAMGITAHRLKALGLVDKIVSEPVGGAHRDPKQMGAFLKRALGDAMRQLSDLKPKELQDRRYERIQSYGKFADTKADNR, from the coding sequence TTGGCGAAAAAGAACTTTCTGGATTTTGAGCAGCCCATCGCTGAACTGGAATCCAAAATCGAAGAACTGCGTTATGTGCAAACCGAAAGCGCAGTCGATATCTCTGAAGAAATTGATCAGCTCAGCAAGAAAAGCCTGCAGCTGACCAAGGATATCTATAGCGACCTGACCCCCTGGCAGATCACCAAGATTGCTCGTCACATCGAGCGTCCCTATACGCTGGACTATGTGCGCGAATGCTTTACCGACTTTGTCGAAATGCATGGCGACCGCCACTTTGCCGATGACCAGTCCATCGTGGGCGGTCTGGCGCGCTTCAATGGCCAGCCCTGCATGATCATTGGTCACCAGAAGGGCCGTGACACCAAGGAGCGCACGCTGCGCAATTTCGGCATGACCCGCCCCGAAGGCTATCGCAAGGCTCTGCGCCTGATGAAGACGGCCGAGAAGTTCAAGCTGCCCGTGTTCACCTTTGTGGATACACCCGGCGCGTTTCCTGGCATTGATGCCGAAGAGCGTGGTCAGTCCGAAGCCATTGGCCGCAACATCTTCGAGATGGCGCAGCTGCAAACCCCCATCATCACCACCATCATTGGTGAGGGTGGCTCGGGTGGCGCGCTGGCGATTGCCGTGGCCGACCAGGTGCTGATGCTGCAGTACTCCGTGTACTCCGTGATCAGCCCCGAAGGCTGCGCTTCCATTCTGTGGAAGACCGGAGAGAAGGCGCAGGAAGCGGCCGATGCCATGGGCATCACTGCCCACCGTCTGAAGGCTCTGGGTCTGGTGGACAAGATCGTCAGCGAGCCCGTGGGCGGCGCGCACCGCGACCCCAAGCAGATGGGCGCTTTCCTCAAGCGTGCTCTGGGCGATGCCATGCGTCAGCTGTCGGACCTCAAGCCCAAGGAGCTGCAGGATCGCCGCTACGAGCGCATTCAAAGCTACGGCAAGTTTGCCGATACCAAGGCGGACAACCGCTGA
- the cysS gene encoding cysteine--tRNA ligase, whose product MSLRIYNTLSRALESFSPIEPDHVRMYVCGMTVYDLCHLGHARSMVAFDVVQRWLRASGLRVTYVRNITDIDDKIIKRAVENGETIRSLTDRMIDALHQDADALGIERPTMEPRATEYVPQMLSMIGALQTKGLAYQAGNGDVNYAVRKFPGYGKLSGKSLDELNAGERVAVADGKHDPLDFVLWKSAKAEEPADVKWQSPFGEGRPGWHIECSAMGCELLGESFDIHGGGADLQFPHHENEIAQSEGATGKTFARTWMHNGFINVDNEKMSKSLGNFFTIRDVLKEYDAETVRFFVVRSHYRSPLNYSNVHLDDARSALKRLYTALSLVAADEVQIDWSNPHAARFKAAMDEDFGTPEAVAVLFELAAEVNRNKSSETAGLLKALGACLGLLQDEPQKFLQAGTAGVDAVAIEAQIAARAAAKAEKNWAEADRIRKVLLEQGIVLKDSPTGTTWEAAAKG is encoded by the coding sequence ATGAGTTTGCGCATCTACAACACGCTGTCGCGTGCATTGGAATCGTTTTCGCCCATCGAACCGGATCATGTGCGCATGTATGTGTGCGGCATGACGGTGTATGACCTGTGCCATCTGGGGCATGCCCGGTCCATGGTCGCATTTGACGTCGTGCAGCGCTGGCTGCGCGCCAGTGGCCTGCGTGTGACCTATGTGCGCAATATCACCGACATTGACGACAAGATCATCAAGCGCGCGGTGGAAAACGGCGAAACCATTCGCAGCCTGACCGATCGCATGATTGATGCGCTGCACCAGGATGCCGATGCGCTGGGCATCGAGCGCCCGACCATGGAGCCACGCGCCACCGAATATGTGCCGCAGATGCTGTCCATGATCGGCGCGCTGCAGACCAAGGGGCTGGCCTATCAGGCTGGTAATGGCGATGTGAACTATGCCGTGCGCAAGTTCCCCGGCTACGGCAAGTTGTCCGGCAAGTCGCTGGACGAACTCAATGCTGGCGAGCGCGTGGCAGTGGCCGATGGCAAGCATGACCCGCTGGACTTTGTGCTATGGAAGTCTGCCAAGGCCGAAGAGCCTGCCGATGTGAAATGGCAAAGCCCGTTTGGCGAAGGCCGCCCCGGCTGGCATATCGAATGCTCGGCCATGGGTTGCGAGCTGCTGGGCGAGAGCTTTGATATTCATGGCGGTGGCGCAGACCTGCAGTTTCCCCACCACGAAAACGAAATCGCCCAGAGCGAAGGTGCGACAGGCAAGACCTTTGCCCGCACCTGGATGCACAACGGCTTCATCAACGTGGACAACGAAAAGATGTCCAAGTCGCTGGGCAACTTCTTCACGATTCGCGATGTGCTCAAGGAATACGACGCCGAAACCGTGCGTTTCTTCGTCGTGCGCAGCCACTACCGCAGCCCGCTGAACTATTCCAATGTGCACCTGGACGACGCCCGCAGCGCGCTCAAACGCCTGTACACCGCGCTGAGTCTGGTGGCGGCTGATGAAGTTCAGATCGACTGGAGCAATCCTCATGCAGCCCGTTTCAAGGCGGCTATGGATGAAGACTTTGGCACGCCCGAGGCGGTGGCTGTGCTGTTTGAGCTGGCCGCCGAGGTCAACCGCAACAAGTCTTCTGAGACTGCAGGCCTGCTGAAGGCGCTGGGCGCTTGCCTGGGTCTGCTGCAGGACGAGCCGCAGAAGTTTCTGCAGGCTGGCACTGCTGGTGTGGACGCTGTGGCCATCGAGGCGCAGATTGCCGCCCGCGCTGCTGCCAAGGCCGAGAAAAACTGGGCCGAAGCGGACCGCATTCGCAAGGTGCTGCTGGAGCAGGGCATTGTGCTCAAGGATTCGCCCACGGGGACGACCTGGGAAGCGGCGGCCAAAGGTTGA